A region of Vitis riparia cultivar Riparia Gloire de Montpellier isolate 1030 chromosome 12, EGFV_Vit.rip_1.0, whole genome shotgun sequence DNA encodes the following proteins:
- the LOC117927255 gene encoding LOW QUALITY PROTEIN: protein CONSERVED ONLY IN THE GREEN LINEAGE 160, chloroplastic-like (The sequence of the model RefSeq protein was modified relative to this genomic sequence to represent the inferred CDS: inserted 1 base in 1 codon) has protein sequence MVVLSYFSVNCATTPISQDSSTPTPPNPRETKVILPKKKPQKWSTGVAPGDYGGPPTTSKLRKYWGGEEDPLTSDDFIWNKDFMGRXEKLIQDPDSSSLQPPPDKEESSGFLSISRVMSLDSLEVDLSKELSAPSRTVLEQQVEAPPRRDGNTSHRWKLVPTRREQEKWDRATKAATGGSDVMFREIRKPRGDAKVLAAESREQYFKLKKKLQIFTLGLGGVGLVSAYVSYSPEIAASFGAGFIGSLVYIRMLGSSVDSMADGAKGLMKGAIAQPRLLVPVALVMIYNRWNEIVVPEFGFMHLELIPMLVGFFTYKVATFVQAIEEALTIVGKDTQVR, from the exons ATGGTGGTCCTCAGCTACTTCTCAGTGAACTGCGCAACCACACCCATCTCTCAGGACTCTTCAACCCCAACTCCACCAAACCCTAGAGAGACCAAAGTCATCCTCCCCAAAAAAAAGCCTCAAAAATGGTCCACAGGCGTTGCTCCAGGCGATTACGGTGGACCGCCGACCACTTCCAAGCTTCGGAAGTATTGGGGTGGCGAAGAAGACCCTTTGACCTCTGATGATTTTATATGGAACAAGGACTTCATGGGTC ATGAAAAATTGATTCAGGACCCTGATTCGTCTTCGCTTCAACCACCTCCGGATAAG GAAGAGTCTTCAGGCTTCCTAAGCATTAGTAGAGTCATGAGCCTTGACAG TTTGGAAGTTGATTTGAGCAAAGAGCTTTCAGCACCTTCAAGAACTGTTTTAGAACAGCAAGTCGAGGCACCACCTCGA AGGGATGGCAACACATCACACAGATGGAAATTGGTACCAACACGGCGTGAACAAGAGAAGTGGGATAGAGCGACTAAAGCTGCTACTGGAGGCAGT GATGTGATGTTTCGGGAAATCAGGAAGCCTAGGGGGGACGCAAAAGTGTTGGCTGCTGAGTCAAGGGAGCAGTATTTTAAG TTGAAAAAGAAGTTGCAAATCTTCACATTAGGTCTAGGTGGAGTTGGTTTGGTCTCAGCTTATGTTTCTTATTCTCCTGAAATCGCTGCTAG CTTTGGTGCTGGATTCATTGGTTCTTTGGTGTACATACGTATGCTTGGAAGCAGTGTGGATTCCATGGCAGATGGAGCCAAGGGCCTTATGAA GGGGGCAATTGCACAGCCAAGGCTGTTGGTTCCTGTTGCATTGGTCATGATATATAATCGGTGGAATGA GATTGTTGTTCCAGAATTCGGATTCATGCACTTAGAATTGATACCAATGCTTGTGGGATTTTTTACATATAAGGTCGCCACTTTTGTCCAAGCTATAGAGGAAGCACTGACTATAGTTGGAAAAGATACCCAAGTTAGATGA
- the LOC117926086 gene encoding uncharacterized protein LOC117926086: protein MTLDIGNDPLLCKVFPASLQGQALSWFHRLPPNSVDTFRDLSEAFVGQYLCSARHKQNISTLQNIKMKDNESLREFVKRFGQAVLQVEACSMDAVLQIFKRCICPGTPFFESLAKKPPMTMDDLFRRANKYSMLEDDVRAATQQVLVAGQSSKGSTEGSTKPPDRPRPSDRRQEGPSRPEMPPLTPLSITYEKLLPMIQNLSDFRWPKPLGSDPSRRDHSKKCAYHKEHGHTTETCRSLQYLVERLIKAGHLRQYLRSDARDGDASRGRDSGAPTAPAAPKAVINYINGGPSDEELNSKRKRQKLLREAMVRERINSIRPGITEGGPHPIDGTIIFPPVDPTRILRPHRDALILSLGIDNFDVRRILIDPGSSADLVQASVISHMGHNLVGLENPGRILSGFNGASTISLGDIVLPVQTGPVTLNVQFSVVQDLSPFNVILGRTWLHCMKAIPSTYHQMVSFLTEDGQINLYGSQLAARQCYQIAREAGTSRENEPLPESTHARDQ from the coding sequence ATGACCCTTGATATAGGCAACGACCCGCTGCTGTGCAAAGTATTCCCTGCCAGTCTGCAAGGACAGGCTCTCTCATGGTTCCATCGCCTGCCTCCTAACTCGGTAGATACCTTCAGAGACCTTTCAGAAGCTTTCGTGGGACAATACCTGTGCTCCGCCAGACATAAGCAAAACATCAGCACCttgcaaaatataaaaatgaaggacAATGAATCCTTGAGGGAGTTCGTGAAACGATTTGGCCAGGCTGTCCTGCAAGTAGAAGCTTGCAGCATGGACGCTGTCCTACAAATCTTCAAGCGATGTATTTGCCCAGGCACTCCATTTTTTGAGTCACTGGCTAAAAAGCCTCCCATGACGATGGACGACTTGTTTCGACGTGCaaacaaatactcaatgctCGAAGATGACGTACGGGCAGCTACCCAGCAAGTATTGGTTGCCGGACAATCGTCCAAGGGTAGCACAGAGGGAAGCACTAAACCTCCGGACAGGCCAAGACCATCCGATCGAAGGCAAGAGGGGCCAAGCCGCCCGGAGATGCCACCTCTCACACCACTCTCTATAACTTATGAGAAGCTTCTCCCTATGATCCAGAACTTGTCCGATTTCAGGTGGCCCAAACCCCTCGGATCGGATCCATCCAGGAGAGATCATAGCAAAAAATGTGCTTACCATAAGGAGCATGGCCATACAACGGAGACGTGCAGAAGCCTCCAATATTTGGTGGAAAGACTTATAAAGGCGGGTCATTTAAGGCAATACCTCCGTTCAGATGCTAGAGATGGGGATGCCTCCCGGGGTCGCGACTCTGGGGCCCCCACGGCTCCAGCCGCCCCCAAAGCCGTCATAAACTACATTAATGGAGGCCCGTCGGATGAAGAGCTCAATTCCAAGCGAAAAAGGCAGAAGTTGTTACGGGAAGCGATGGTGCGTGAGCGTATCAATTCCATCCGGCCAGGGATAACCGAAGGGGGCCCTCACCCCATAGACGGAACAATCATTTTTCCTCCAGTAGACCCCACGCGGATATTACGTCCGCACCGTGATGCCCTCATTCTATCCTTGGGGATAGACAACTTCGACGTAAGACGCATCCTGATTGACCCAGGAAGCTCAGCTGATCTGGTGCAGGCATCAGTCATAAGCCACATGGGACACAACTTAGTCGGCCTCGAAAACCCTGGAAGGATTTTATCCGGATTCAACGGGGCATCAACTATCTCGTTGGGAGACATCGTGCTGCCAGTCCAAACTGGCCCAGTCACTCTCAACGTTCAATTCTCGGTGGTACAAGATCTGTCACCCTTCAATGTTATCTTGGGACGCACATGGCTACACTGTATGAAAGCCATCCCCTCCACATATCATCAGATGGTAAGCTTTCTCACTGAAGATGGGCAAATCAATCTATATGGCAGCCAACTAGCCGCTCGCCAATGCTACCAGATAGCAAGAGAAGCAGGAACCAGTCGGGAGAATGAACCCCTCCCCGAATCCACCCATGCACGCGATCAATAG
- the LOC117927252 gene encoding phosphoenolpyruvate carboxylase, housekeeping isozyme-like: MAARNLEKMASIDAQLRLLAPAKVSEDDKLVEYDALLLDRFLDILQEIHGEDLKETVQECYELSAEYEGKHDPQKLEELGRVITSLDAGDSIVVAKSFSNMLTLANLAEEVQIAFRRRIKLKKGDFHDESSATTESDIEETIKRLVVQLKKSPEEVFDALKNQTVDLVLTAHPTQSVRRSLLQKHARIRNCLAQLYAKDITPDDKQELDEALQREIQAAFRTDEIRRTAPTPQDEMRAGMSYFHETIWKGVPKFLRRVDTALKNIGIDERVPYNAPLIQFSSWMGGDRDGNPRVTPEVTRDVCLLARMMAANLYYSQIEDLMFELSMWRCNEELRARADELHRSSRRDAKHYIEFWKQVPPSEPYRVILGDVRDKLYSTRERSRQLLSNGISEIPEEAAFTNVEQFLEPLELCYRSLCACGDRPIADGSLLDFLRQVSTFGLSLVRLDIRQESDRHTDVMDAITKHLEIGSYREWSEERRQEWLLAELRGKRPLFGPDLPKTEEIADVLDTFHVISELPSDNFGAYIISMATAPSDVLAVELLQRECHVKKPLRVVPLFEKLADLEAAPAAVARLFSIDWYRNRIDGKQEVMIGYSDSGKDAGRFSAAWQLYKAQEALVKVAKQYGVKLTMFHGRGGTVGRGGGPTHLAILSQPPDTIHGSLRVTVQGEVIEQSFGEEHLCFRTLQRFTAATLEHGMHPPVSPKPEWRALMDEMAVIATKEYRSIVFQEPRFVEYFRLATPELEYGRMNIGSRPSKRKPSGGIESLRAIPWIFAWTQTRFHLPVWLGFGGAFKHVIGRDPRNLPMLQQMYNEWPFFRVTIDLIEMVFAKGDPGIAALYDRLLVSEELWLFGKRLRTNYEETKRLLLQIAGHRDLLEGDPYLKQRLRLRDAYITTLNVCQAYTLKRIRDPNYHVMERPHLSKEIMESSKPAAELVKLNPTSEYAPGMEDTLILTMKGIAAGLQNTG, encoded by the exons ATGGCGGCTCGGAACTTGGAGAAGATGGCCTCTATTGATGCTCAGTTGAGGCTGTTGGCGCCTGCCAAGGTGTCTGAGGATGACAAGTTGGTGGAGTATGATGCTCTCTTGTTGGATAGGTTTCTTGACATTCTTCAGGAAATACATGGGGAAGATCTCAAAGAAACG GTTCAAGAGTGTTATGAGCTTTCAGCTGAGTATGAAGGAAAGCATGATCCTCAGAAGTTGGAAGAGCTAGGCCGTGTGATAACAAGTTTGGATGCTGGGGATTCCATTGTAGTTGCTAAGTCATTTTCCAATATGCTTACCTTGGCCAACTTGGCTGAGGAAGTTCAGATTGCTTTCCGACGGAGAATCAAGTTAAAGAAAGGTGATTTTCATGATGAAAGCTCGGCAACAACTGAATCAGACATTGAAGAGACCATTAAGCGACTTGTGGTACAGTTGAAGAAGTCCCCAGAAGAAGTTTTTGATGCTTTGAAGAACCAGACTGTAGATTTGGTCCTTACAGCACATCCTACTCAATCTGTCCGGAGATCTTTGCTTCAAAAGCATGCAAG GATAAGGAATTGCTTGGCCCAGTTATATGCTAAGGACATCACTCCTGATGATAAGCAAGAGCTTGATGAGGCTTTACAAAGAGAG ATTCAAGCCGCCTTTCGTACGGATGAAATTCGGAGAACTGCTCCAACTCCACAAGATGAGATGAGGGCAGGAATGAGCTATTTCCACGAGACAATCTGGAAAGGCGTTCCAAAGTTCTTACGTCGTGTTGATACAGCTTTGAAGAACATAGGCATAGATGAACGTGTTCCTTATAATGCCCCCCTTATTCAGTTTTCTTCTTGGATGGGTGGGGATCGTGATG GAAACCCCAGGGTAACGCCTGAAGTTACAAGGGATGTATGCTTATTGGCCAGAATGATGGCTGCTAACTTGTATTATTCTCAGATAGAGGACCTTATGTTTGAG TTGTCAATGTGGCGCTGCAATGAGGAACTGCGTGCTCGCGCAGATGAACTTCACAGGTCCTCAAGGAGAGATGCGAAACATTACATCG AATTCTGGAAACAGGTTCCTCCAAGTGAGCCCTATCGTGTTATTCTTGGTGATGTGAGGGACAAACTATATAGTACACGTGAACGTTCTCGCCAGTTATTATCAAATGGAATCTCAGAAATTCCAGAAGAGGCAGCTTTCACCAATGTTGAGCAG TTCCTAGAGCCTCTTGAACTCTGCTATAGATCACTCTGTGCTTGTGGTGACCGGCCTATTGCTGATGGAAGCCTTCTTGATTTTTTGCGGCAAGTTTCTACCTTTGGACTTTCACTTGTAAGACTTGATATCCGGCAAGAATCAGACAGGCATACTGATGTTATGGATGCTATCACAAAGCACCTGGAAATCGGATCCTATCGAGAATGGTCTGAGGAACGCAGACAAGAATGGCTCTTAGCTGAACTCAGGGGCAAGCGCCCTCTTTTTGGACCTGATCTTCCCAAAACTGAAGAAATTGCTGATGTGTTGGACACATTCCATGTCATTTCAGAACTCCCCTCAGACAATTTTGGTGCCTATATAATCTCAATGGCAACCGCCCCATCTGATGTGCTCGCTGTTGAGCTCCTACAGCGTGAATGCCATGTGAAGAAGCCACTTAGGGTTGTCCCATTGTTTGAAAAGCTTGCTGATCTTGAGGCTGCTCCTGCTGCTGTAGCTCGTCTCTTCTCTATAGATTGGTACCGGAACCGAATTGATGGAAAGCAAGAAGTCATGATCGGGTACTCTGATTCTGGAAAAGATGCTGGCCGATTTTCTGCAGCATGGCAGTTATATAAGGCCCAAGAAGCGCTTGTAAAGGTAGCAAAGCAATATGGAGTGAAGCTTACAATGTTCCATGGTCGAGGAGGGACCGTTGGAAGAGGAGGAGGTCCCACCCATCTTGCTATATTGTCTCAACCACCTGACACAATTCATGGATCACTTCGTGTAACAGTTCAAGGTGAAGTTATTGAACAGTCATTTGGGGAGGAGCACTTGTGCTTTAGAACACTCCAGCGTTTCACAGCTGCTACACTTGAGCATGGAATGCACCCTCCTGTCTCCCCTAAGCCAGAATGGCGTGCACTCATGGATGAGATGGCTGTCATTGCCACCAAGGAATATCGTTCCATTGTCTTCCAGGAACCCCGCTTTGTTGAATATTTCCGCCTG GCAACTCCAGAGTTGGAGTATGGCCGGATGAACATTGGAAGTCGTCCATCAAAACGAAAGCCAAGTGGGGGCATCGAGTCACTCCGCGCAATCCCCTGGATCTTCGCATGGACTCAGACGAGGTTTCATCTCCCAGTGTGGCTTGGGTTTGGGGGAGCCTTTAAGCATGTCATTGGGAGGGACCCAAGAAATCTCCCCATGCTTCAGCAGATGTACAATGAATGGCCTTTCTTCAGGGTCACAATCGACTTAATCGAAATGGTTTTTGCCAAGGGAGACCCAGGTATAGCTGCTTTGTATGACAGGCTCCTAGTTTCAGAAGAGCTATGGTTATTTGGAAAGCGCCTGAGGACCAACTATGAAGAAACTaagcgcctcctcctccag ATTGCTGGGCATAGAGATCTTCTGGAAGGCGACCCATACTTGAAACAGAGACTCCGGCTTCGTGATGCATACATAACGACCCTTAATGTGTGCCAAGCATACACACTGAAGCGGATCCGAGACCCCAACTACCATGTAATGGAGAGGCCACACCTGTCGAAAGAGATAATGGAATCAAGCAAGCCTGCTGCTGAGCTTGTGAAGCTTAATCCCACCAGTGAATATGCTCCTGGCATGGAAGACACCCTTATTTTAACCATGAAGGGTATTGCTGCTGGCTTGCAGAACACTGGCTGA